The region ATCTCCTCGGAACATTAGGGGTCGGGGAACGTTTCTAATCGGGGTGTCGGGCACGCGGCGGCGATAGGCTCTACCAATAAGCGCCGCCGCTTAGAGTCGGTCCGGAAAGTTCATCAATTCAGACAAAGCTTTCTGAGCGTGAGACGAATTGAGGCGAGACGGAGAAAAGCGAGTGCGTTTCGGGTGAGATTTTCGAAGTCTTTGGCCAAGCGGCGGCAACGATTAAGCCAAGCGAAGGTGCGTTCGACAACCCAACGTCGCGGCAGAAGCTCAAACCCTTTGGCCTGATCGGAGCGTTTGACGATTTCGATTTGTATATGCGGCAGGATTTTGGCCGACGCCTTTTGAAAGACCGGGCCCTGATATCCGCCATCAGCAAAGAGCTTTTGTAAAAACGGATACAAGCCGAACAAGGTCGACAGAACAAGCACGCCACCATCCCGATCTTGAATGTCGGCGGGATGCACCACTGCATGCAGCAGCAGGCCTAGCGTATCGACGAGGATATGGCGCTTCTTGCCTTTGATCTTCTTGCCAGCATCATAGCCGCTCGGATCGATGCGGCGCCCCCTTTTTCCGCGCTCTTTACGCTCTGGCTGTCGATGACGCAGGCCGTCGGGCTCGCTTCACGATCCATGGCTTCGCGACACTTCACGTAGAGCGCGTGATGAATGCGATCCAGCGTGCCGTCCCAGTTCCAAAGGTCGAAATAACCAAACAGCGTGCTCTTGGGCGGCAGATCTTTGGGAACGTAACGCCACTGGCATCCCGTGCTCAGCACATACATGAGACCGTTCACGATTTCCCGCGGCTCAACAGAGCGCTTGCGTCCGCCACGTTTGGCCGGTGGAATAATCGGCTCGATGTGCGACCACTCATCGTCCGTCAGATCGCTCGGATAGCGCAGTTTGTCACGATTGTATTTCGGGCGGTTTTCGGACGTCCACATTGGCGGCCTCTCATCGAATCAGGCAGCCGCCAATGAATCACAAATGATTCATCCGATTCAACTACTTCCCGGACGGACACTTAGGGTTAAGGCTTCACCGCACCGTAGAGCGCATTTGTGACGCTGAGACGCTTACCCCTTTAGAGCACAACAGGGAGGTCTTCGATGTCGATGGTAAGTATCATAGCGCTTGCCGCCCTCATTGGCGCGTTCCTTTTCCTGCTCCTCAGTCTCCGCGTTCCACCTTTATACGGACCGCCGGAGAAAAACGGGCCGAAGGGGAACAACACGATAGCCAGAAATCTCACTAGCGGAAGCGAGCGCCCAGGTTTCCTAGGCGGCACGAACCATAGGCTTTGTTGTGCCAGATGTTGCCAACGCAACTATCGGCGTTTGAGGCGCACGCTACCATCAGCCTCACCGCACGAAACGGCGAGTCTGTCGAGAAGCTATAAGTTAACCGGAGGATTCGTCTATGTCTCGTAGATTCTTTGTCGTTATGTTGAGCTTTGCTCTCGCTCTCTTTCTGATGCCACAGGTTTCGCTGGCTGAGGAAGATCACATCGCCGAGGCCATCACACACACCAAGCAGGCCATTGACCACGGCAAGCAAGGACATGCCGATGTCCTGAAAACTCACGCCGACGCCGCGCTCATCCACGCGGAGGCCGGTGAAAAGGCCAAGGCTAATCCCCACACCGAAGAAGCCATCACACATTTGAAACAAGCAATCGACGAGGGCAAAAAGGGCAATGCCCAGATGGCTACGACTCACGCCGAAGCTGCGCTAACCCATTTGGAACAGGTCAAGTAGGATTAAATGCGGCCGCTGCAATCTCGATGAGCTCCGGCCGAGTCGTACGCTTGCAGATGCGCGGAGGGCGGCCGCATTACCCGCCAAATATACACGGCGCGCGGCCCGAGAGCGGG is a window of Methylocapsa sp. D3K7 DNA encoding:
- a CDS encoding IS5 family transposase (programmed frameshift) — encoded protein: MWTSENRPKYNRDKLRYPSDLTDDEWSHIEPIIPPAKRGGRKRSVEPREIVNGLMYVLSTGCQWRYVPKDLPPKSTLFGYFDLWNWDGTLDRIHHALYVKCREAMDREASPTACVIDSQSVKSAEKGGAGIDPSGYDAGKKIKGKKRHILVDTLGLLLHAVVHPADIQDRDGGVLVLSTLFGLYPFLQKLFADGGYQGPVFQKASAKILPHIQIEIVKRSDQAKGFELLPRRWVVERTFAWLNRCRRLAKDFENLTRNALAFLRLASIRLTLRKLCLN
- the smbP gene encoding small metal-binding protein SmbP, giving the protein MSRRFFVVMLSFALALFLMPQVSLAEEDHIAEAITHTKQAIDHGKQGHADVLKTHADAALIHAEAGEKAKANPHTEEAITHLKQAIDEGKKGNAQMATTHAEAALTHLEQVK